The sequence AAGGTAAACCCCTAATCAAGCTATAGCCAAGGCTCAAGTCGATTCACAGTCTGATTCTGCAAACATGAAAGGATCAATGCTGGCCTACTCTGTAAAACCTCAGATCCTGAGTCCTGGGGAGCCAGTGGCCCTGCTAAGTCGGACCAAGCAAAGGGCTGCCTCATTGCTCCAGGCATGAAAGTTTGGGGAGGTCTGGAGACATTGTCGACTGTTTACAACAGTCTGCAACAGAACCCCGGGACATGCCATCCAGGTTCATACACAAAGGACAGATGGAAAAAAGAGAGACCTTGTTGTCTTTGCCCCAATACCCCcacagagctggaaaagactaGCAGCATCTCCTGAATCTGCTACAAAAACCAGAACAGATTGGGGAAAATGCCCACCCCTTTCAGAATCAATTCTTCAAGAAAGTGGATGTTCTTCCTCTAGTTCAGAGATCCTGGGAGATTTCTAAAGGATAGTGGCTGGGAGAATCAGATAGTAGTAGGCCATTCTCCATGCAGGGATGGAGCTATGTAGCCTTGAGGATCTAGAGAAGCAATAATGGGACTGGATCACAAAACCCAGAAACAGAGAAAGTGCAATGAGACATTTTCTGGCATCCAAAGGACAGGTTGGGGCCTACTTGTAGGCCCCCAAAAGTGAGCCAACTGAGCAGACTATATACTACAGAATAGGACATTAAGGGAGAAAGTTCACTGAAAGTCCCTTTGAGGTTGACTCCTCTTTgacaaattagtttttttttttgatcaagagGAAACCCTGCCCCTCCACACATGCCACTACCACCACATAACACCCATCCATGGGGAGTATAGAAATAacttcacaaaataaatacaacagaTTGAGGTTTCTGTAGAGAGGAGGCTAAACAAGTTGATTTGATGTATTTGGTTACCTACTTAAGTTTATCTGAATTCACAGTATAAGCAACACATCTAAATAGAATATCGGGAATTCCTTTTAGTATCGGGGTTTCCCAAacaaagaagtcaaaaagaaaaaaaaaagggctgcaacaataACTCTTAGTTATTATATACTAACCAGATTGTGCATGGcacattttatttctataaaactattaaaactattacaaaatattttaaaaatacattttagtaAATTTACAGTAGTTATTTCTCAATTTATTAATGCaaaacatccttttttttccctctgtacaAACTACAGGCTCCATCTTTGTGGGCTCATTACCATGTgcgcttttttaaaaaatattattttctaataaattctttgaagttaaaaataacaaagttcttgcggtttgcaaaaaaaaaaaaaaaaaaaaaaaagtgtaacaGTCTTGACTTCCAAGAACGTGGCCATAATGATGCTGACAAtgcaaatattaaagcaaaaaacaatacaGGAGATGGCTGTTACAGTGGAAACtagttaaattaaaataatatattctcatattttacactatttcaaaaaaaaacaaaatgtaattctGTTAAGTATTGATCTCTCAAAAAATCTAATTTACAATTCTGcgtacaaaaatataatttgtggACCCCCACGAAGCATGTCTTACTTTACACTTGCTGGAAAGCAGGAGCGATGCAAAGGAGGAGTGGAAAGTACAGAATTTTGCTTTCTGAAAGTCAGGACACGCGGGACATGTAGAAAAATAGACTCTGAGCAGTTTTGCTTGGCCTCACAAAATAATCTTTCCCCCCTGTGAGTACAATTCACATGATAATAATaagttatcaaagaaaaaaaaaactatttaaggCTCTTGAAGGTCCGGTTCATATTATTTAAAACATCTATTCAAATACCAAACAAATAAATAGccaggagaggaggaaaaaataataacaaaaataaaacaataacaaaaagccaacaaaattaaaatatatataatatatatataaaaactaaacacaacaacaaaacttcCCGGGGTCTGTGTTTCCTTAAAGTCTACTTTGGACTGTCCtactttattatcattattattattattattaattattattataattaaaagtcTCATTCCGTGctctcataatttctttttgttgttgttacccCCACCCTCGCCCTCCCGCCCCCCTTCCGCCCAGGATCCCCTTCTGTTTCAGCTGGACTTGACTGCCATCCCCAGGGGGTGCAGTGCGTCACTGTCCAACAGCCAGGTGCCTATTTGGTAGAGCAGCTGCGAGTACCAGTGGATGCCGGCCGTCGTGGCCCCAGCATCTGGAGCATCGGGCACATCTGGCGAGGCTGCGGGGAGGACGGCCcggccgcccccgcccccgccgggGCCGCCGCCGCCCCGGCCCCAGTCCCTGCCCGCGGGGGAGAGCACGGCCAGCAGGGCGTGGGCCAGTCGGAAGGGGGCGAACGCCCAGTGCGCCCAGCTGTGCTCCTCGATGACTGCGTAGCAAGAGGCCAGCACGCGGTTGATCAGGATGGTGCCCTGCGCCGTGAGCGGCGCGTAAACTCCCGAGGCCTCTTCGCGCAGGGACACGCTGTGCACGGCGGCCGGCAGCAGCCTCCGGTCGCCGCCCCGCTCCTCCATCACGTAGACCCTCTGTCCGGGGCGGACGCGGCTGGCGAAGAGCGACTGGCGTCCGGCCGCGACCCCGGGCGGTGGCTTCTGCCAGGCCCAGCCCGACGGCTGCTCCGGCGGCGGCAGCCCCGGCTCCCCCGGAGGCAGCGGCTCTGGACTCGAGTCGTTGTGCGGGGCGATGAAGAGCAGGTGCGCGGCGGTGAGCAGCAGGCGCTCCCGGGGCTCCCGCGTCTCGATCACGTAGAACACCTTTTTGGCGCCGTCCTCCCGGTCCAAGAAGGCCAAGAAATCGCTGTAGAGCAGGCGGCCTTGGTCATCGGCGGCCAGCACGCGATCCCCGGGGCTCAGGTCCTTCACCAGCTTCGTGCCGCCCTGCTCCAGGTGCACCGTGGCCGAGCCCGGGAAGCAGCCGCCCGACTTGGCGGCCACTGAGTTCTCTGCAGGTGGGAgcggggaagagaaagaaaggggggaaggagggctgtTAGTACCGAGAGGAAGGCAGCGCGGGACAGGTGAGCCTGGCGGGGAGAAATGAGGCGGGGGATGGGCAAATCCTGGTGAGGGCAGGTTCCCGGAGCAGAACACAGgtcactctcccctcccccccctccccttttttaattCCCTACGCCACGGCGCGAAGACCGGGAACAAATTCTTTATCATCTTCTGGGACATCAAGGGTATGGAATTGCTCCACAGTGGGAATTTGTCACGTCTCCCCTCCGAAGGACTCCTGCCTGCCTGCCCCTCCCCGCCGCTCCTCTTTACCGCTGGATTAGGTAGGTAGCTATCTCCCACTTGTTGGGGAGAGGTCGGGCTTTTCATTTTACGTTAgaagtctctcttttttctccccgtCCCCCCAATCAAGGATGCTTACTCTCCAATCACCAACTCCTCACTCTGGGAGCGCTCTGAACAgcggagggggaggggcggggtGTGATTTTGCACCCAGGCTTACTGGGACGAATTCCCAGCGAAGGGCTAGTTCTGGGAAGGGCCGGTCTGGGTGGTGGCTGTTCTGGGTTTCTTGGGCGTAGGGAGGGCCGGGGTGGGTGAGCTAGACTAGACAGAGAGCGCTGAACTGGAGCTGAAGCCCCGCTGCGTTTGTCGGTTGCATGGGGTCTCtgatgaaaaataactgaaatagtTGTAGCAACTCGACAAACACACCGGGCAATTGGTCTGGGAGGGAAAATCCGGCGTTTGTTTGGGTCCTCTAATTAAAATCTAATAAAGAAC comes from Sarcophilus harrisii chromosome 5, mSarHar1.11, whole genome shotgun sequence and encodes:
- the SHH gene encoding sonic hedgehog protein, which encodes MDEMLLLTRFLLVVLVSSLLMSSGLACGPGRGFGKRRHPKKLTPLAYKQFIPNVAEKTLGASGRYEGKISRNSERFKELTPNYNPDIIFKDEENTGADRLMTQRCKDKLNALAISVMNQWPGVKLRVTEGWDEDGHHSEESLHYEGRAVDITTSDRDRSKYGMLARLAVEAGFDWVYYESKAHIHCSVKAENSVAAKSGGCFPGSATVHLEQGGTKLVKDLSPGDRVLAADDQGRLLYSDFLAFLDREDGAKKVFYVIETREPRERLLLTAAHLLFIAPHNDSSPEPLPPGEPGLPPPEQPSGWAWQKPPPGVAAGRQSLFASRVRPGQRVYVMEERGGDRRLLPAAVHSVSLREEASGVYAPLTAQGTILINRVLASCYAVIEEHSWAHWAFAPFRLAHALLAVLSPAGRDWGRGGGGPGGGGGGRAVLPAASPDVPDAPDAGATTAGIHWYSQLLYQIGTWLLDSDALHPLGMAVKSS